The proteins below come from a single Magallana gigas chromosome 10, xbMagGiga1.1, whole genome shotgun sequence genomic window:
- the LOC105318776 gene encoding organic cation transporter protein, producing the protein MDFDDVLAELGSFGKYQVKIFLLISIPCAFLGFGAPATSFILGDHTHRCKIPFYDNDTYAVQSEHHREAINRTIPREPDGTYSSCTILVNGTEQRCSEWVYDQSTFIRTVTSDFNLVCDSVGLRAHLKITYLIGFLVASIISQIGDVFGRRILLLILCTLKVAASFTIPFSVSPAMFGTLRFLEGMSSLAFYQLSFVIAIELVGPRERIFTANLSKVTYCMGEFLLTLVAYFERDWVYLQLWLAIPGALTLLYWVPGLIPESPRWLVSRGRIGEATKIIKKMAKVNKTKKNFDNIIIAQKKDKGICVILREVAQSKILVKRLLIVTANWVVAAFIYYGLTMNVGSLGGNLYENFSLLVLVELLGYTVIYFLNKTGRKSVHLLAIFGCGAASIGSILLILFAENSMYWLHIFLALLSRFGISVLFAVLYVYTGELFPTVIRSIVMGTVSIGARIGSMISPYLYDVFDGKMGKMLPLITYAVITIAVGLCSIRLPETNNRKLTATIQDVTISEGQHKEIQKEGPVDTLPLTFNPTA; encoded by the exons ATGGATTTTGACGATGTTTTAGCAGAATTGGGCTCTTTTGGCAAATACCAAGTAAAAATTTTCCTCCTTATTTCTATACCGTGTGCGTTCCTGGGATTTGGAGCTCCTGCAACGAGTTTCATTTTGGGGGATCATACGCACAG ATGTAAAATACCGTTTTACGACAATGACACATATGCTGTTCAGTCAGAACATCATAGGGAAGCAATTAACAGAACAATACCGAGGGAACCCGATGGAACATATTCATCGTGCACTATTCTTGTCAACGGAACAGAACAAAGATGTTCCGAATGGGTGTACGACCAGTCAACATTCATTCGCACTGTCACGTCTGAT TTTAACCTTGTTTGTGACTCTGTCGGACTACGCGCACACTTAAAGATCACTTATCTTATAGGATTCCTGGTAGCATCCATTATTTCTCAAATTGGTGACGT CTTTGGGAGGCGGATCTTGCTGCTGATCCTGTGTACCCTTAAAGTGGCCGCCTCTTTTACCATCCCCTTCTCAGTCAGTCCCGCTATGTTCGGGACCCTCAGGTTCCTGGAGGGGATGTCATCGCTAGCCTTCTACCAACTGTCCTTTGTAATAG CCATTGAGCTGGTGGGACCGAGGGAGCGGATCTTTACTGCCAACCTGTCCAAGGTGACCTACTGTATGGGGGAGTTCCTGCTGACCCTGGTGGCGTACTTTGAGAGAGACTGGGTGTACCTCCAGCTCTGGCTCGCTATCCCGGGTGCCCTTACCCTTTTATACTGGGT ACCAGGGTTGATCCCAGAATCCCCCCGTTGGCTGGTGTCACGTGGCAGAATCGGTGAGGCCACGAAGATTATAAAAAAGATGGCCAAAGTGAACAAGACTAAAAAGAATTTTGACAACATAATAATAGCACAGAAGAAGGATAAAGGCATCTGTGTTATCCTGAGAGAGGTGGCCCAGTCCAAAATCCTTGTGAAAAGACTCCTGATAGTGACTGCTAACTG GGTAGTGGCGGCATTCATTTATTATGGTCTGACAATGAACGTCGGATCCCTTGGAGGTAATCTCTATGAAAACTTCTCCCTCCTTGTACTGGTGGAACTCCTTGGATACACTGTCATTTATTTCCTGAATAAGACTGGGAGGAAGTCCGTACATTTACTGGCTATATTTGGGTGTGGCGCTGCATCTATTGGGTCTATTTTACTCATTCTATTCGCAGAAAACT CAATGTACTGGTTACACATCTTTCTGGCCTTGTTGTCGAGGTTCGGTATATCGGTCTTGTTTGCCGTTCTCTACGTGTACACGGGTGAACTGTTTCCTACTGTTATAAGGAGCATTGTGATGGGGACTGTTAGCATTGGTGCCAGAATAGGGTCGATGATCTCCCCTTACCTCTATGACGTG TTTGACGGTAAGATGGGTAAGATGTTACCTCTTATCACGTATGCTGTGATAACAATCGCTGTGGGATTGTGTTCAATACGATTACCGGAAACCAATAACCGGAAGTTGACTGCAACCATCCAAGATGTTACGATCAG TGAAGGGCAGCATAAGGAGATCCAAAAAGAGGGGCCGGTAGATACATTACCACTGACCTTCAACCCCACTGCATAG